The Theobroma cacao cultivar B97-61/B2 chromosome 2, Criollo_cocoa_genome_V2, whole genome shotgun sequence genome includes the window TGACATAGAGGGTAAAAATGTTATACAACTATGCTATTATACCAAATCAACCTTACACGTTATTAATATTCATTATGACATGTCAGTATACCACATTAGCGCAATGTGATATCAAAGGACAAGTGACATTTTGAGAAATAATAGTTAgttaactattaattataaataaaaatttatttaatttaaaacaaaaatataatagtttaattaaatataataaaaaaataaaaattacttaaattttataataagcTTTATAAGATAAggttgaagaaagaaaagaagaaaatgaatgcaatCATCCGGGGGGGAGCCTTATACTTTTCCTCCAAATGAATAAAGCACATGAATCTTGGGCATTCTGGATATTTTCAAACAGTTAGCCCTGGTCATTAGGAAACTAATGAAGTCTTTTACTtcattttctaattaaaagTTGGTTAGTTACCACTCATTTGATATGTGATTTACCAGAAGGCAGTGCATATGAGTGTGTGTCGTAAGCGATTCTCCATAGCCAACAGTCTCCTACTCCTACCTCTCTTGTCAAAGCTGCGTTACATGTCCATGTGTAAGCTATGCCGTTGCAATGCAGAAGTAAAGTAAAATCCTCTTAACAATCATGTAACATGGAGGTTCATATATATGAATGGCTGCAAGGTTATAGATCAATGATATTATATACTTACTAGGAATCTAGGGCTAAAGCCAGCTGCATCGTCTATCTAACAAAGCTGCTAACTAAAAGCTTAACTTAGTAGAAACACCCAAGGAAACAGAAAGCAAAAAAGTTGGCTAACTTGAACGTTAGAGAAATCAATGCGCTGATCCCTGCACAATCTAATTGTAGGACTAGGCTATATGTGATATATCTCTCATACATCAAAATCCACTGTTGGGCCTGCCGCTTGTTACGTTCAGATCTTGGTGATGATGAAAATGCTGTTGACGACGATAAGCAGAAATGGAGCTGCTACTTTCACCCACATCCTGTTCAGGCCTATACTCTTCATCGATTTCTTCTTTGGCCACTTTCTCCATCCCAATGTATTCTACAGGCCTTTGTGATGATAAGAACTGTGACTCTGACAGCGGCTGTGATTCGCAGTACCCGGAAGATTGCGGTGGTACGACTGATGGGAGCTTGGAGAGAAGGGCTTCAAGGCTGCTCATGGAGGGGGTTATCTTCATTGGCTGATTGAAGTGGTCATAGAATTCAGTTGGTGGTGCAATTGTCGCTGGGAAGTGCCATGCTTCTGGCGTGCCATACCCATCTACTTTAAAAGGGTAAGCAGAAGATGATGGGTGGGGCAAAAGTACTCCGGGAATGCTTTCAATGTAGCTGAATTTCTTTCTTAGTAGAACTACATAACTCAGGTCTTCAATTACCTTTTGCataatgagaaaaaatgaaaatatatggTACTGTCAGTGAAACATTACAGCAAAGCAAGTTGTGTGTGAGCTtcatagagagagagagagaggaccTTGTTAACAGCTCCTAATTGGACAACACCTTCTCTAACCGCAATCAAGGCTATGGTCTGCAGCAAAGATATTCAAGTCAAAGCAAGTAAGTAGATCTACCCAAACTCTTCAGAGTTTTGTAATGTTTATGGTGTTATATACCTTTATACCGGCCTGGAACTGTGCCTCCCATGTCCTAGGATGCTACAGGAAAGAATTTAGTGAGAAAAGAGACATATTTTTCGGCTAACAGGTGGAACGTGAGATGACCAACTGGTGTAAGCATGGATGGGAAAACATTTACGCTTACTGAGTCTGCCGAGTTATGCCATGCTGACAAGAAGTTGATTTCCTGGTCATTTGGTTCTTTGTATATCCACTTGTGACTATGATCTGCAGCCACTTTTCCTATCAAACTGaccatgtaaaaaaaaaaaaatcagtttgCTTGAAATGTTATCTACAGTTAATTGAAGTAACTCACAAAAATTTCAACATCAGAGTGATCAAAGGTCAAGGCACATCAATTTCTCACCCTTCTCCATAGTTGTAGATTTCGTGGGACATCTTGAAGAAAAGCTCTGGTTGCAGTCCTTGATAGTGTTGAAACTCACAACTGCCATAGACCGAGGACCCAGTACAGTCTCCGGAGTTGATTTCAGCTGCTGAAGCAGCAAAGTTGCAGAAACCATCTTCCCAAACTAATATCCTGCGATTTGTAGTATGATAGTGTTAACAAAATAAGGATCAACTATGCATGGCATATCATCActataaaaaaactaaaaaaagtgTACCAGTTCCTCCTGTTTCCTCTGGACCTGTCATAAGCTGCTTGACCATCCCATCTATCATCAAGTAAAAACAATTATATTACGAAAAGgcataataaattataaattagtaagagattttgacatttttattctttatctACGGAATGAGTCAGACATATTAGATCCTTTCTCttggaagaaaaggaaacctACTACTAAGTACTAacgagaaagaaaaggaagccTATAGTGTTTTCTTAGCTGGCTTTATGCTTCCTTACTTGGGTGGTGGATAATTTCTAGGTAAGATCCTCCAGAAGACTGCATAAACCCACTGAGAGTTCTCATGAATGCACAAGCTTCTTAGTGTGTGTTGAAGGAGATGAGTAACAGCTAACGGGCTGAGATGTTCCTCCATCAATTCTTCACAGTTTGCAGACcctctctttccttctttttccctCTCTTCTCCCCTCTACTGTTATCTTTCCTTAAAAGAAGGGAAACCCCAACATCTTAACCTCCTTTATATAAGCAAACCAACATGGAAATGTCACATTTATACCTCTATCTCGCCGTGTTACTGTATTGTATTTAATCATGCTTTAAATTTTaccaaaatgattttgaggCCCCACGCTTTGGCCTGCTCGGTTCCCAACGGTCTCTTTATCAATCCTCCGTTCAAAACTGCTGTCCAGTActtccttttccttctctctctctctctctctctatctcttTCTACCCTTATCCCAATAATGAAATACTACTATCAAAGACAGACCAAACCTTATTATTCTTAGGCTACATCATGAGTTTGCTCCATTTCTCCGAGGACCCGTATCTTTCTCTTCAACCCCAATgtgcattttcttttcttgcctTTCTGACACATCAAGGTATTACCACTCATTTCAGTCCCAGGAAAACTTATTTCCACCTTCTCTATTTATTCACTCTCAATGTCAAGCTGCTACTCCGTTGAATTTTATCAGAGCATGTTAATTGTTCATGTAGGTtagttctctctctctctctctccatttTTATCACCATCATTTTGGTACGTCCAAGTGTCCGTCTATATGGGGCATATCAACAACCAAATGTTATCACACTTTATTACTTTTTCTACGACAAATATGAATGCAAGATTAAATAGTTTCGTGATTTGCGTGAGGTTTGTGTGTATTTCTTAATTACCATGTATTCGTAACTTTTATGCTTTCAGATTCATGAATGCAAAGAGGGAATGAGCTGGGAAGAAGTGTGACTATGATTGACGCGGTTTTCGGTTGTGATTGTGGTATTTTAAAAGAGAAACGTCAAATTTTGCTGCTACTCTCAGTACTTTGTAACGCACATATATAAGAATACGCATGGTGAGAAGAgatgatatatttatattgcTGCAGGCCTGCATGACTTCACAAATTGTCAATTGTATGCCATATATCTGCCACATTCATATAACACGAAAGTGTGTATAGATTGTAAGCCTGAAAACAAAGGACCCCACCCTTGGAAGTGCTATAGCACAAAAATCACATGATTCTATTGATTTCTTGACAGATCCAATAAGTGGTCTGTTTGACTAGCATTGGATGGAGACATATTATTGTAATTTTGATAGATGGACCTTCGAGCTGCCACTCAAGAAGAGGTCCTATTGATAGGAAATTCAGATAATGGAGACCTCTGAAATGGTTTAAGGTAAATCGATGTTAGAAATAAACCAATCAGGGTTTGAAATGTTGAGTTGCAGTAATACGGTAATTGATCATCCGGCTGCTTCACAATCAGTTTTGTACGCTTGACATACACGGACATTGATGCAAAGATGCACGAGACCCAGTGTACTTTCTAGTAGTAGATTTCATCCTCAGGTAGAAAAGATTTTCATTAGTTTGGGATCTatctttccctttctttctctctctagtctGCAGTTACATGATGACTAAAAGGAGCTTTCAGTGCTTTCATTTCACCTTCCTGACACCAAGAAAGTTTTGACAGACAATTATACTCTTGTCTTTGACCGTCTGTTTATGAGAAAGTGAGATCATTAGCCTTGTAATCAGCctataattcaccacattatcATCAACCAGCTAGCATTTGTCACCCCTTCATTTCTTGATAGCGATAGGCATTGCTATCTACTTgtatatattgatatatacTCCTATTGGCTTTGCCCTCTGGCTCCTTCGAGGGCAAATTAGTGTTAAAGATGGGGTTATAAATAGGTTCTGTTATTGTTGTTGTTTAAAGTTTTGTAGTGCATAAATGTACGGTCCCTTTGCAAGGTAAAAACAGCAAAGTTGGGGACAGCCTCTGATGGCTTGATGGCAGCAAAAGCGATATGCCGGGGCTCCCAAGTGAAACTAGCTTTGGATTTTACTGATGAGGGGTGATTGTTCTAGTGCTATATTATATTGGTTCTTTCTCTTACTTTATACTAGtatatgattttcttttctttttccattttgtgtgtgtgtggaATATAATTGGGAAGAAGCTAGTATGGGAGAAAAGAGTGGCACAAGAGCCTTGGGTCAAGATAACAGGTGTTGAAATGCCCCATCCCTTCTTCCATGAAGGAGGTGGAATCTCTGCTCTTCCCATCCTTCCCAATGTCCCAATTTGTattaaaaaagtattttaaaaTCTAACAAAGAACCAAAACAATCAATAAAGAAAGACTGTAAgagtgtttatatatataaaaatatatacagTATAGATGTTTGCCTGATGAAGATTGATTATCAGACAATGAAACACAATCCAATAATGCATACTTGGAAGCAGGCAAATATCCCCATCCTCCCACAATTCTTGCCTTGTTGTTTACGAAATGAAGTTGGTATAGGATCAAAGAAGGGCAAAGGAGAgtctaatttaatttgatattgaTTTGGAATGTTTGATGGTATATTATATAATAGATTACAGGTAGGGCTAGATTTCCTTTTCTTGCTTTTGAGAAACAGAGATACAAAGTTGAACTCACTTCCTTGGGTTTTTATTGGAAAGGGTTGGATATTGATATCGATGATGTCCAAAGATCTAAGTTTCAGTGTTTCTTGAAGTGATGAATTATCTTATCATCTAAACAAAACACTTTGTTTTCTACCTTTGTTGAttgatataataatatattacaGTGTAAAATGTAATCCACATTTCCCAACAAACCTGCTAGCTCTTCCCAATCACTTGTGTATG containing:
- the LOC18609421 gene encoding uncharacterized protein LOC18609421 isoform X2; amino-acid sequence: MEEHLSPLAVTHLLQHTLRSLCIHENSQWVYAVFWRILPRNYPPPKWDGQAAYDRSRGNRRNWILVWEDGFCNFAASAAEINSGDCTGSSVYGSCEFQHYQGLQPELFFKMSHEIYNYGEGLIGKVAADHSHKWIYKEPNDQEINFLSAWHNSADSHPRTWEAQFQAGIKTIALIAVREGVVQLGAVNKVIEDLSYVVLLRKKFSYIESIPGVLLPHPSSSAYPFKVDGYGTPEAWHFPATIAPPTEFYDHFNQPMKITPSMSSLEALLSKLPSVVPPQSSGYCESQPLSESQFLSSQRPVEYIGMEKVAKEEIDEEYRPEQDVGESSSSISAYRRQQHFHHHQDLNVTSGRPNSGF
- the LOC18609421 gene encoding truncated basic helix-loop-helix protein A isoform X1: MEEHLSPLAVTHLLQHTLRSLCIHENSQWVYAVFWRILPRNYPPPKWDGQAAYDRSRGNRRNWILVWEDGFCNFAASAAEINSGDCTGSSVYGSCEFQHYQGLQPELFFKMSHEIYNYGEGLIGKVAADHSHKWIYKEPNDQEINFLSAWHNSADSVSHPRTWEAQFQAGIKTIALIAVREGVVQLGAVNKVIEDLSYVVLLRKKFSYIESIPGVLLPHPSSSAYPFKVDGYGTPEAWHFPATIAPPTEFYDHFNQPMKITPSMSSLEALLSKLPSVVPPQSSGYCESQPLSESQFLSSQRPVEYIGMEKVAKEEIDEEYRPEQDVGESSSSISAYRRQQHFHHHQDLNVTSGRPNSGF